In the Desulfatiglans anilini DSM 4660 genome, one interval contains:
- a CDS encoding glycosyltransferase family 2 protein yields the protein MPTMPTDPEISFIVVNWNTREYLLACLESILRTVTDIPFEIILVDNASLDGSVEAVERRFPEVQIIRNEANRGFAAANNQALIPMRGRYALLLNTDAVLLDGAVKELHTFMETQTDAAMACGQLLNRDGTHQRSVAAFPSWLTLIANETLLSLLFPRKHPGKRRFSATPHPVDSCIGACLMVRSSAIREVGGFDERYFFFFEETDWALQMKKAGWNSYLVPQARIIHDQGQSVGQNIRARIHFYRSRYRYLRKWHPRSYPLLWTLVFLRLLVNTLLASAGVLLSFGTARALRRRLKVYLQLIFWHLKGCPEP from the coding sequence ATGCCCACCATGCCTACCGACCCGGAAATCAGCTTTATCGTCGTCAACTGGAATACCCGCGAGTACCTCCTCGCCTGTCTCGAGAGCATCCTCCGAACGGTGACCGATATCCCTTTCGAGATCATTCTTGTTGACAATGCCTCGCTGGATGGAAGCGTCGAGGCGGTGGAGAGACGGTTCCCCGAGGTGCAGATCATCCGCAATGAGGCCAACCGCGGGTTTGCAGCCGCCAACAACCAGGCCCTCATACCCATGCGCGGCCGGTACGCCCTTCTGCTGAACACCGATGCGGTCCTCCTCGACGGCGCAGTCAAAGAGCTGCATACCTTCATGGAAACGCAAACGGATGCTGCCATGGCCTGCGGGCAGCTTCTCAACCGGGACGGAACCCATCAAAGATCCGTTGCCGCTTTCCCCTCCTGGCTGACGTTGATCGCCAACGAAACGCTGCTGAGCCTGCTGTTTCCTCGCAAGCACCCTGGAAAACGCAGGTTTTCCGCCACACCACACCCGGTGGATTCCTGCATCGGCGCCTGTCTGATGGTCAGGTCCTCCGCCATCCGAGAGGTGGGAGGGTTCGATGAGCGCTATTTCTTCTTCTTCGAAGAAACGGATTGGGCGCTGCAGATGAAGAAGGCAGGCTGGAACAGCTATCTCGTTCCCCAGGCACGCATCATCCATGATCAAGGTCAGAGCGTGGGACAAAATATACGAGCAAGGATCCATTTTTACCGTTCGAGGTACCGGTACCTGCGCAAATGGCACCCGAGGTCCTATCCGCTCCTCTGGACCCTGGTCTTTCTGCGACTGCTCGTAAACACCCTACTGGCAAGTGCGGGCGTGCTCCTTTCGTTCGGGACCGCCCGCGCCTTGCGTCGGCGGCTGAAGGTCTATCTCCAGTTGATTTTCTGGCACCTGAAAGGATGCCCTGAACCCTGA
- a CDS encoding glycosyltransferase family 9 protein: MLIKGKPSLPAGIRNLLLIQLGDIGDVVLATPAIQALREAFPSARIHAAVREKARGILECCPPVDDVSYVKKEGHSLFEAIRAQWRFFRRLRRPPLDLSIDLRTGTRGAIMALLSGAPTRIGRYSETDTFWRNQVFTHLVAPREEATQYCAEHGLNILLPFGIATQERRPKLVVPPALRDRAASILSSAGLPRGRPFIAVQPFSLWGYKEWPTERFAKLISLMTTEFERAVVLVGTQSERERAVGLAAKARGDIFHLAGMTTLDELAGVLSLAKLLIGCDSAGIHISAAVGTPTISIFGPSSPVSWAPRGPRHHVVCQHWDCVPCRQKGCQGSEVSRCLQTLPVEAVLETVRLALTDRSGQ, from the coding sequence ATGTTGATCAAAGGCAAGCCCTCCCTGCCGGCCGGCATCCGGAACCTGCTCCTCATTCAGTTGGGAGACATAGGTGACGTGGTTCTGGCGACACCGGCCATCCAAGCTCTCCGGGAAGCGTTCCCTTCGGCCCGCATCCATGCGGCGGTGCGGGAAAAGGCGCGCGGGATCCTGGAATGCTGCCCGCCCGTGGACGACGTCTCCTACGTAAAAAAGGAAGGCCATTCCCTCTTCGAAGCCATCCGGGCCCAGTGGCGCTTTTTCAGGCGGCTCAGACGCCCGCCGCTGGATCTCAGCATCGACCTGCGCACCGGGACGCGGGGGGCTATCATGGCGCTTCTCTCGGGAGCACCCACACGAATCGGGCGTTATTCCGAGACAGACACTTTCTGGCGCAACCAGGTCTTCACGCATCTTGTTGCGCCTCGAGAGGAAGCAACCCAATATTGTGCAGAGCATGGCCTCAACATTCTGCTTCCCTTCGGCATCGCAACACAGGAGAGGCGCCCGAAACTGGTTGTCCCGCCCGCCCTCCGCGATCGTGCAGCCTCCATCCTTTCCTCAGCGGGTCTTCCGCGGGGAAGGCCTTTCATCGCGGTTCAGCCCTTTTCTCTCTGGGGATACAAAGAGTGGCCGACAGAGCGGTTTGCCAAGCTCATCAGCCTGATGACCACGGAGTTCGAAAGGGCGGTCGTCCTGGTCGGAACCCAGAGCGAACGGGAGCGGGCGGTTGGACTGGCCGCCAAGGCCCGTGGCGACATCTTCCATCTGGCCGGCATGACCACCCTCGACGAACTCGCCGGGGTCTTGAGCCTCGCCAAGCTGCTGATAGGATGCGACAGCGCCGGCATTCACATCTCTGCAGCCGTCGGGACCCCGACCATCAGCATTTTCGGTCCATCTTCACCCGTCAGCTGGGCGCCCCGCGGCCCAAGGCATCATGTCGTCTGTCAGCACTGGGACTGTGTTCCTTGCAGGCAGAAAGGATGCCAGGGCTCCGAAGTCAGCCGATGCCTTCAGACCCTTCCTGTGGAGGCCGTTCTGGAAACAGTCCGTCTCGCGTTGACGGACCGCAGCGGGCAATGA
- a CDS encoding glycosyltransferase family 4 protein yields the protein MVIPKYGLLGGAEAFAFELGERLASEEGIEIHVLANQWRAGRGRVTFHKIPVFRFPRLLRQPTFAFFVNRAALPGRFDLIHSHDRIWRMDLFSMHGIPHSQWVARVRRKRSSLFDRSTAWVEARGIENPLRPLVMPVSHLVREHLLECYALPPDQIQVIHPGVALDRFESLNREDCREEIRRRVGLNLEDVVALFVGMNFDVKGLDLVLKGMSDLVHGKETMPPLKLLVVGKGDREGYTRLARELGLDRRVVFAGPTREVEKFYLASDLFVMPSRFDTFGMVVLEAMAAGLPVVISSNVGARDLVRDGEEGFVVHRDRNVESVGAALKSLLDPENRRRMGLHARLTASRHDWRLVAARIGGIYRARAALRIESSVPCPGVPSDRAP from the coding sequence ATGGTGATTCCCAAATACGGCCTGCTCGGCGGGGCCGAGGCCTTTGCTTTCGAACTCGGGGAAAGGCTTGCGAGCGAGGAGGGGATCGAAATTCACGTCCTGGCCAATCAATGGCGCGCAGGCAGGGGGCGGGTGACGTTTCACAAGATCCCGGTATTCCGGTTCCCCCGGCTTCTGAGACAGCCGACTTTCGCCTTCTTCGTCAACCGCGCCGCCCTGCCGGGAAGATTCGATTTGATCCACTCCCATGATCGGATTTGGCGGATGGATCTTTTCAGCATGCACGGCATTCCGCATAGCCAATGGGTTGCGCGGGTGCGCCGGAAGCGGAGCAGCCTCTTCGACCGCAGTACGGCGTGGGTCGAGGCAAGGGGCATCGAGAACCCCCTCAGGCCTCTTGTGATGCCGGTCTCGCACCTTGTCAGGGAGCACCTTCTCGAATGCTATGCTTTGCCGCCCGATCAGATTCAGGTGATCCATCCCGGGGTGGCGCTCGATCGCTTCGAGAGCCTGAACCGGGAGGATTGCCGCGAGGAGATCCGGCGGCGGGTCGGCCTCAACCTGGAGGACGTGGTCGCCCTCTTTGTGGGGATGAACTTCGATGTCAAGGGCCTTGATCTTGTTTTGAAGGGCATGTCGGATTTGGTCCATGGAAAGGAGACGATGCCGCCCCTCAAATTGCTGGTGGTCGGGAAAGGCGATCGTGAAGGATACACGCGCCTTGCACGGGAGCTTGGCCTCGACCGGCGGGTGGTGTTTGCAGGGCCGACCCGGGAGGTGGAAAAATTCTATCTGGCTTCAGATCTATTTGTAATGCCCTCGAGATTCGACACCTTCGGCATGGTCGTGCTCGAAGCCATGGCGGCCGGGCTCCCGGTGGTGATCAGTTCGAACGTGGGGGCGCGCGACCTGGTCAGGGACGGTGAAGAAGGATTTGTCGTCCACCGTGACAGGAATGTCGAATCCGTCGGCGCCGCTCTGAAATCGCTGCTGGATCCGGAAAACCGCAGGCGGATGGGATTGCACGCGCGGCTGACGGCTTCCCGGCACGACTGGCGCCTTGTGGCCGCCAGGATCGGCGGGATCTACCGGGCTAGGGCCGCACTTCGAATAGAATCATCTGTCCCGTGTCCCGGTGTTCCCAGCGACCGAGCACCTTGA
- a CDS encoding glycosyltransferase family 2 protein — MGLSACVICYNEEENIGRCLESVSWVDELVVVDSLSRDDTVRIARSFTGKVYERPWEGYVRQKNFAVSQATQNWILSLDADEQVSKALREEILAVMAHPEAKNGYRMPRCSFYQGRWIRHSGFYPDHQTRLFRCGKGRFVGGRVHERLEIEGPVGRLTQDLLHYPYHGGLTGQIDTVNRFSSLLAADLYGQGKRYGGHLLLLRPVFKFLEVFALKRGFLDGTAGLIIAATSAYALFARYVKLREMESASSWKAGVAGKEAPKGSGDGR, encoded by the coding sequence ATGGGGCTTTCCGCCTGTGTGATCTGCTACAACGAAGAAGAGAATATCGGCCGCTGCCTGGAAAGCGTCTCTTGGGTGGATGAACTGGTGGTGGTGGATTCTTTGAGCCGGGATGACACCGTGCGGATTGCGCGCTCCTTTACGGGGAAGGTTTACGAAAGGCCTTGGGAGGGCTATGTCAGGCAGAAGAATTTCGCCGTGTCGCAGGCCACGCAGAACTGGATTCTGAGCCTCGATGCAGACGAGCAGGTTTCGAAGGCTTTGCGCGAAGAGATCCTCGCCGTGATGGCGCACCCGGAGGCGAAGAACGGCTACAGGATGCCCCGCTGCTCTTTTTATCAAGGTCGTTGGATCAGGCACAGCGGCTTTTATCCCGATCACCAGACACGGCTCTTCCGCTGCGGCAAGGGCCGGTTCGTCGGCGGCCGAGTGCATGAGCGGCTGGAGATCGAGGGGCCGGTCGGACGGTTGACGCAAGACCTTCTGCACTACCCGTATCATGGGGGACTGACGGGGCAGATCGACACGGTCAACCGGTTTTCTTCCCTTCTGGCAGCGGATCTCTATGGCCAAGGCAAGCGCTATGGAGGGCATTTGCTCCTGCTGAGGCCCGTGTTCAAGTTTCTCGAGGTCTTCGCCCTCAAACGGGGATTCCTGGACGGCACGGCGGGGCTCATCATCGCGGCGACATCGGCCTACGCCCTTTTTGCCCGTTATGTCAAACTGCGCGAGATGGAATCCGCTTCCTCCTGGAAGGCGGGGGTTGCCGGAAAAGAGGCCCCCAAGGGGTCGGGAGACGGGCGGTGA
- a CDS encoding response regulator, which produces MDRKPKILVIDDENANLTMFRLFLSAYGYEVLLAENGTGGLALFEKERPRIVFTDIKMPGIDGFEVLQRIKAADPGTQVIVITGHGDMDLALQALDLDATDFINKPISRSALDSALDRAEKRLKRVEEPSGSVSSFRKEGGVTIFEIVGRLDGKTGAELLQDWRVAKEEAGGVLIHFAATAGMNSAGIAVLIQLLSDAAKSGRKAVLTGVTENLREILTMVGITRLAPVFEQEQEGLLHLKKSVCR; this is translated from the coding sequence ATGGACCGTAAACCGAAGATCCTTGTCATCGACGACGAGAACGCGAATCTGACCATGTTTCGCCTCTTTCTCTCGGCATACGGCTATGAGGTCCTCCTGGCCGAAAACGGCACCGGGGGGTTGGCGCTTTTCGAGAAAGAAAGGCCCCGGATCGTTTTTACCGACATCAAGATGCCCGGTATCGACGGATTCGAGGTCCTGCAGCGGATCAAGGCGGCCGACCCGGGGACCCAGGTGATCGTGATTACAGGCCACGGTGACATGGATCTGGCGCTCCAGGCGCTCGATCTCGATGCCACGGATTTCATCAACAAACCGATCAGCCGCTCAGCCCTCGATTCGGCTCTGGACAGGGCGGAAAAGCGGCTGAAGCGTGTGGAGGAGCCTTCCGGTTCTGTATCTTCGTTTCGAAAAGAGGGGGGGGTCACTATCTTCGAGATTGTCGGACGGCTGGATGGAAAAACGGGGGCCGAGCTCCTGCAGGACTGGCGGGTAGCCAAAGAGGAGGCGGGCGGGGTGCTCATCCATTTTGCGGCTACGGCCGGTATGAACAGCGCAGGAATCGCCGTCCTGATTCAACTGCTTTCAGATGCTGCAAAAAGCGGCCGGAAAGCGGTCTTGACAGGGGTAACCGAAAATCTCCGGGAGATCCTGACGATGGTGGGGATTACCCGCCTCGCGCCTGTTTTTGAACAAGAGCAAGAAGGGCTGCTGCATCTGAAGAAATCTGTTTGCAGGTGA
- a CDS encoding glycosyltransferase family 39 protein: MKPWISLRWNSSEKTTPNTIPPQRLPSRRIFFLILLLSLTIRWYNLEHTHIINPDGILYIDQARMIRHGYMAETTLADLRFLSPYPFAVAAAYPLLGDWETAARGISLLFGTLTLIPLFLLARKFLRPETALGLILIFGLMPTFVINSAEAVRDPMAWFFGACGLSLMVHQTQTRRWWAVCFAGASFVLAAWSRVEMGLFFGVSLLFLLFLEGTARFRKCLVFCLPLLAFLLLNIWISTAGQAVELNALRIDEIKSKPGGLFTGYQLVREGLSHLAHDQPTGPLRFFLQIARSHVLLIALGEIVSTLLKAVHYPFALLFIAAFTPLRREIGKNRCLLYLTFLTAAALGILYVHLLDQWISEARFFVFALLPASVIMGLGLDRCLSFLSRRFQLQGATALFIAAAVVMALTLPKNLKEREADKGVFKAIGALIASREDPDRLAPVAASDPIQRWITFYANPRYNGPTPINGNHLRIEALAGSSYKRLLQNLRAQHIPYLLWEEKRWPDCGYTLEKSMHRRDLKVLGRWEHRDTGQMILFEVRP; this comes from the coding sequence ATGAAACCATGGATCTCTTTGCGGTGGAACAGCTCGGAGAAAACCACACCGAACACGATCCCGCCGCAGCGTCTTCCCTCCCGCCGGATCTTTTTCCTGATCCTGCTTCTTTCGCTCACCATCCGATGGTACAACTTGGAACATACGCACATCATCAACCCGGATGGAATCCTTTACATCGACCAGGCCAGGATGATCCGTCACGGCTATATGGCGGAAACCACCCTGGCCGACCTGCGTTTTCTCTCGCCCTATCCATTCGCGGTTGCGGCCGCCTACCCGCTTTTGGGCGACTGGGAGACGGCGGCCCGAGGCATTTCTCTCCTCTTCGGCACCCTCACCCTCATTCCGCTTTTCCTGCTCGCCCGCAAGTTCCTCCGGCCCGAAACAGCCCTCGGGCTCATCCTGATCTTTGGACTCATGCCGACCTTCGTGATCAACAGCGCGGAGGCTGTCCGGGATCCCATGGCATGGTTTTTCGGCGCCTGCGGACTCTCTCTGATGGTTCATCAGACGCAGACCAGGCGTTGGTGGGCTGTATGCTTTGCGGGCGCAAGCTTCGTGCTGGCGGCATGGAGCCGCGTCGAAATGGGGCTATTCTTCGGGGTGTCGCTCCTCTTTCTCCTGTTTTTGGAAGGGACGGCGCGGTTCAGAAAATGCCTGGTCTTCTGCCTCCCCTTGCTGGCTTTCCTGCTCCTGAACATCTGGATCTCCACGGCCGGTCAGGCCGTCGAACTCAATGCGCTGCGCATCGATGAAATCAAGTCCAAGCCCGGAGGACTTTTCACGGGTTATCAACTGGTTCGCGAGGGGCTCTCGCATCTTGCGCACGATCAGCCTACAGGCCCCTTGCGCTTCTTCCTCCAAATTGCCCGCAGCCATGTCCTCCTGATCGCCTTGGGAGAAATCGTTTCAACCCTCCTCAAAGCGGTCCATTATCCTTTCGCTTTGCTTTTCATCGCCGCGTTCACCCCTCTGCGTCGCGAGATCGGGAAAAACCGCTGCCTATTGTATCTCACGTTCCTCACCGCTGCCGCCTTAGGGATCCTCTATGTGCATCTTCTCGACCAGTGGATCAGCGAGGCGCGTTTCTTCGTGTTCGCCCTTCTGCCTGCATCCGTCATCATGGGACTGGGACTGGACAGGTGCCTCTCCTTCTTGTCTCGCCGCTTTCAACTCCAGGGGGCAACGGCGCTTTTCATCGCCGCCGCCGTTGTAATGGCCCTGACTCTGCCGAAAAATCTCAAGGAAAGAGAGGCAGACAAAGGCGTTTTCAAAGCGATCGGTGCCCTGATCGCTTCCCGGGAAGATCCGGACAGGCTGGCTCCCGTCGCCGCATCAGACCCGATCCAGCGCTGGATCACCTTTTACGCGAATCCCCGCTACAACGGCCCGACACCGATCAACGGAAACCACCTCCGCATCGAGGCCCTTGCGGGATCTTCTTATAAAAGACTCCTGCAGAATCTGAGGGCACAGCACATTCCCTATCTCCTGTGGGAAGAAAAGCGTTGGCCCGATTGCGGCTATACCCTGGAAAAAAGCATGCACCGGCGGGATCTCAAGGTGCTCGGTCGCTGGGAACACCGGGACACGGGACAGATGATTCTATTCGAAGTGCGGCCCTAG
- a CDS encoding MMPL family transporter has protein sequence MIASYYKSALKQQWIRLILDHPRWTIGFLLMLTLFFIWHIPHLRFQSSLYDLAVEDLPETRRYETFKKIFGTEEVILVVARTKGVFETGAFKAIEKLADRLGEIEGVRRVISLPGIKRDVELFGIKSLREFEQILQPVELIWKSLLSENRKNTSVMLLLDDSEDRRAVVNAVQKEIERVREGIDLYQIGMPVVSEALSRFTERDFLHLPPLTFGVIAVLLFLFFRDLRGMLIPLGMVLMVLIWVFGLMGMTGEPLTMLTMIVPVFLIAVGTAYCMHVWSMYLEELEDAVSNRQAVIQSFSRSALPMVLVVATTIIGLGSLFVSRIEGIRSFALFSCLGMVCLLVVILTFLPALLTALPTPRSRLSSISRPHACVARFLEAIVRIDVAHQRMTLPLLAVVILLAFWGMTRIRVETNPVAYFREQSEISRHFHDAHRDMTGSFPVNVVVEGEGEGYFEDPAHLRKVEEIQDYLQTLEGVDKTLSFLDYLKLVRYALNRFDPNHYALPEEAFEVRMLVNSYQTILGTDMLRTYMDEDLSRTGILLLTRLSSSAEFLRMKSRIEAHCNSVLGGSPRVDATGFGMVISASSEWVTRGQVSSLWITVAAVFALMLVLFVSLRVGVVAILANFFPIIVNFGLMGWLGIKLSMVTSLIAGIAIGLAVDDTIHYLVGFSRELKKDLNKQRALTDTLLRVGRPMVYTTLTIGSGFAVLLFSHFEPTAVFGLMMAVTLLAALVGDLVLLPSLMLHVDLVTVWDLLKLMRPLGGVAGGVAHELNQPLNAIKMGSEYLKMTLDRGEEISREQLRQIVQEIDEQVDRASGTIKRLCRFDQKADVDCEEVDLNAAAQEVLAILGHQLALENIRLELNFEPDLPPVLANVNRIGQVVFNLLNNAREAILRKRRAGGETAEDHIGVRTFRAGKRAVGLEISDTGPGIPEERLSRVFEPFYTTKKGGEGLGLGLSIVYGIVKAYGGRVRIRSEEGRGSAFRILFPVPGEERG, from the coding sequence ATGATCGCCTCCTATTACAAATCCGCATTGAAGCAGCAGTGGATCCGGCTGATTCTAGACCATCCCCGCTGGACGATCGGCTTCCTCCTGATGCTGACCCTCTTCTTCATCTGGCATATTCCCCATCTTCGGTTCCAGTCCTCCCTGTATGATCTGGCGGTCGAAGACCTGCCGGAGACCCGCCGGTATGAGACATTCAAGAAGATCTTCGGGACGGAAGAGGTGATTCTCGTCGTGGCCCGGACGAAAGGGGTGTTCGAGACCGGTGCCTTCAAAGCAATCGAAAAACTGGCGGATCGCCTGGGGGAGATCGAGGGGGTTCGCAGGGTGATCAGTCTGCCCGGCATCAAACGGGATGTGGAGCTTTTCGGCATCAAGAGCCTGAGGGAGTTCGAGCAGATCCTTCAACCGGTCGAACTGATCTGGAAGAGCCTCCTTTCCGAAAACCGAAAAAACACCTCCGTCATGCTGCTGCTCGACGACTCCGAAGACCGGCGGGCGGTCGTGAACGCAGTGCAGAAGGAAATAGAGCGGGTACGGGAAGGGATCGATCTGTATCAGATTGGAATGCCGGTTGTTTCGGAGGCCCTTTCCCGTTTTACGGAAAGAGATTTTCTGCATCTGCCTCCCTTGACATTCGGTGTGATTGCGGTGTTGCTGTTTCTGTTTTTCAGAGACCTTCGGGGGATGTTGATCCCGCTCGGCATGGTGTTGATGGTGCTGATCTGGGTGTTCGGCCTGATGGGCATGACGGGCGAACCCCTGACCATGCTGACCATGATCGTGCCCGTTTTTCTGATTGCCGTCGGAACGGCCTACTGTATGCATGTCTGGTCCATGTACCTCGAGGAACTCGAGGACGCGGTCTCGAACAGACAGGCGGTGATCCAATCCTTTTCGCGCAGCGCGCTGCCGATGGTCCTGGTGGTGGCCACCACCATCATCGGCCTGGGTTCGCTTTTCGTCAGCCGGATCGAGGGGATCCGGTCCTTCGCGCTTTTCTCATGCCTGGGAATGGTTTGCCTCCTGGTCGTGATCTTGACCTTTCTCCCCGCGCTCCTGACGGCGCTGCCGACACCGCGGAGCCGTCTATCATCGATCTCACGACCCCACGCATGCGTTGCCCGATTCCTCGAGGCGATTGTCCGGATCGATGTCGCGCATCAGAGGATGACCCTCCCCCTCCTGGCGGTGGTCATCCTCCTGGCGTTCTGGGGGATGACGCGCATCCGCGTCGAGACGAACCCTGTCGCCTATTTCAGGGAGCAAAGTGAAATCAGCCGGCATTTCCATGACGCGCACCGGGATATGACCGGCTCCTTCCCTGTGAATGTAGTGGTGGAGGGAGAGGGGGAGGGCTATTTCGAAGACCCGGCCCATTTGAGAAAGGTCGAAGAGATCCAGGACTATCTGCAAACGCTCGAGGGTGTCGACAAGACCCTGTCCTTCCTGGACTATCTCAAACTGGTCCGCTATGCCCTCAATCGGTTCGATCCGAATCACTATGCCCTGCCGGAAGAGGCCTTCGAGGTCCGGATGCTGGTGAACAGCTACCAGACGATCCTCGGGACCGACATGCTGCGCACCTATATGGACGAGGATCTTTCCAGAACCGGCATTCTCCTGCTGACCCGCCTTTCCAGTTCTGCGGAGTTCCTGCGGATGAAATCTAGGATTGAAGCACACTGCAATTCGGTTCTGGGAGGGTCCCCCCGCGTCGATGCCACGGGCTTCGGCATGGTCATATCCGCCAGCAGCGAATGGGTGACGCGGGGGCAGGTGAGCAGCCTCTGGATCACCGTCGCTGCGGTGTTTGCATTAATGCTGGTGTTGTTCGTTTCGCTCAGAGTAGGCGTCGTCGCGATTCTGGCCAATTTTTTCCCGATCATCGTGAATTTCGGTCTAATGGGATGGCTGGGGATCAAGTTGTCCATGGTGACGAGCCTGATAGCCGGGATAGCCATCGGGCTGGCGGTGGATGACACCATTCATTACCTCGTCGGGTTCAGCCGCGAGCTCAAAAAGGACCTGAACAAGCAGCGCGCCTTGACCGATACCCTCTTGCGTGTCGGCCGCCCGATGGTTTATACCACACTCACGATCGGCTCGGGCTTTGCAGTCCTGCTGTTTTCCCATTTCGAACCGACGGCCGTCTTCGGCCTGATGATGGCCGTCACCCTGCTCGCGGCCCTGGTGGGGGATCTCGTTTTGCTGCCATCCTTGATGCTGCATGTCGATCTGGTGACGGTGTGGGATTTATTGAAGCTGATGCGGCCGCTCGGGGGGGTGGCGGGCGGAGTGGCTCACGAATTGAACCAGCCGTTGAATGCCATCAAGATGGGCAGCGAATATCTCAAGATGACGCTCGATCGCGGGGAGGAGATTTCCCGGGAGCAGCTCAGGCAGATTGTTCAGGAGATCGACGAACAGGTCGACCGGGCAAGCGGGACGATCAAGCGCCTATGCAGGTTCGACCAGAAGGCGGATGTCGACTGCGAGGAGGTGGACCTGAATGCCGCTGCTCAGGAGGTGCTGGCGATCCTCGGGCATCAGCTGGCGCTCGAAAACATCCGGCTCGAGCTGAATTTCGAGCCGGATCTGCCCCCTGTCCTCGCCAACGTGAACCGGATCGGGCAGGTCGTCTTCAATCTTCTGAACAACGCCCGGGAAGCGATCCTGCGCAAACGGAGGGCCGGAGGCGAGACGGCGGAAGACCATATCGGTGTGCGCACCTTCAGGGCGGGCAAGCGGGCGGTGGGGTTGGAGATATCGGACACCGGCCCGGGTATTCCCGAGGAACGCCTGAGCAGAGTCTTCGAACCTTTCTATACAACGAAAAAGGGTGGCGAGGGATTGGGGCTAGGGCTTTCCATCGTCTATGGTATAGTCAAGGCCTATGGGGGCCGTGTCCGAATACGGAGCGAGGAAGGCCGGGGAAGCGCTTTCAGGATTCTGTTCCCGGTGCCGGGGGAGGAAAGGGGATAA